The following proteins are encoded in a genomic region of Micromonospora olivasterospora:
- a CDS encoding IS982 family transposase, with the protein MHVDLETLATALYVKIDDELKAHPDLRPARPVTGFTPVLSDAELITMAVMQSLLNIRSERRWVRYLAKNLRALFPVQLSQPGYNKRLRAALPLIQHFIRALAFDTDFWFDNHWILDSTPVECGRSRPTVQRSDAAGWATYGYCASHSRFFWGLRLYLICTPTGLPIMWALADAKIGEREVVEYMLDREPALLAGRPGLLLITDKGFAAKRFEQDLADRGVTLLRPNRKKEKQRPGQGLLKAVRQLIESVNDTLKGQLDLELHGGRTFEGIATRVAQRLLALTAAIWHNHKTGQPVTRSLIAYDH; encoded by the coding sequence GTGCACGTCGATCTGGAGACCCTCGCTACCGCACTGTACGTGAAGATCGATGACGAGTTGAAAGCCCACCCTGATCTACGTCCGGCCCGCCCGGTGACCGGGTTCACCCCAGTGCTGTCGGACGCCGAACTGATCACGATGGCGGTCATGCAGTCGCTGCTGAACATCCGCTCCGAACGCCGGTGGGTCCGCTACCTGGCGAAGAACCTACGCGCGTTGTTCCCGGTCCAGCTGTCCCAGCCCGGCTACAACAAGCGACTGCGGGCCGCCCTGCCGCTGATCCAGCACTTCATCCGAGCATTGGCCTTCGACACCGATTTCTGGTTCGACAACCACTGGATCCTGGACTCCACCCCGGTCGAGTGCGGCCGGTCGAGGCCCACCGTGCAACGCTCGGACGCCGCCGGCTGGGCCACCTACGGCTACTGCGCGTCACACTCACGGTTCTTCTGGGGACTGCGCCTGTACCTGATCTGCACCCCGACCGGCCTGCCCATCATGTGGGCCCTGGCTGATGCGAAGATCGGCGAACGCGAGGTCGTGGAGTACATGCTCGACCGCGAGCCCGCCCTGCTCGCCGGCCGGCCCGGGCTGCTGCTGATCACCGACAAGGGCTTCGCCGCGAAACGCTTCGAGCAGGACCTGGCCGACCGCGGTGTCACCCTGCTACGACCCAACCGCAAGAAGGAGAAGCAACGCCCCGGCCAGGGCCTCCTGAAGGCCGTCCGCCAACTGATCGAGTCGGTCAACGACACGCTCAAGGGCCAACTCGACCTGGAACTACACGGCGGCCGTACCTTCGAAGGCATCGCGACCCGCGTTGCTCAACGCCTGCTCGCCCTGACCGCCGCCATCTGGCACAACCACAAGACCGGCCAGCCCGTCACCCGCAGCCTCATCGCCTACGACCACTGA
- a CDS encoding S66 family peptidase, which yields MQPLSYPPKPRPGDRVAVVSPSAGLPAIFPHVYELGLRRMREEFGLEPVEYPTTRVLGADPRDRARDLTAAFADPSITAVLATVGGDDLITVTPHLDDDVLRANPKPYFGYSDNTNLLNHLHRLGIVAYHGGSVLVHLGRPGAAHPLTFDSLRAALFTSGWYDLTPAPEWGDQPNDWRDPATLGSEPPMFPGEGWHWQGPQRVVRGHTWGGNLEILHWLLAAGRVAPNAELAGSVLLVETSEELPSATEVYRMLRNMGERGLLAGFPAVLVGRAKAWDFARPHTVEERRAYAAEQREAVTRALAEYAPDAVAVFDLDIGHTDPQLIVPYGGEIEVDAVSRRISVRY from the coding sequence GTGCAGCCCCTGAGCTATCCGCCGAAGCCCCGGCCCGGTGACCGCGTCGCCGTCGTGTCACCCTCCGCCGGGCTGCCGGCGATCTTCCCCCACGTGTACGAGCTGGGCCTGCGCCGCATGCGGGAGGAGTTCGGCCTGGAGCCGGTCGAGTACCCGACCACCCGGGTGCTGGGGGCCGACCCGCGCGACCGGGCCCGGGACCTCACCGCCGCCTTCGCCGACCCGTCGATCACCGCGGTGCTCGCCACCGTGGGCGGGGACGACCTGATCACGGTCACCCCGCACCTCGACGACGACGTGCTGCGGGCCAACCCGAAGCCATACTTCGGCTACTCCGACAACACCAATCTGCTCAACCATCTGCACCGGCTCGGGATCGTGGCGTACCACGGCGGGTCCGTGCTGGTGCACCTCGGCCGCCCGGGTGCGGCGCACCCGCTCACCTTCGACTCGCTGCGCGCCGCCCTGTTCACCTCCGGCTGGTACGACCTGACCCCCGCGCCCGAGTGGGGCGACCAGCCGAACGACTGGCGCGACCCGGCGACGCTCGGCAGCGAGCCGCCGATGTTCCCCGGTGAGGGCTGGCACTGGCAGGGGCCGCAGCGGGTGGTGCGGGGCCACACCTGGGGCGGCAACCTGGAGATCCTGCACTGGCTGCTGGCCGCCGGCCGGGTCGCCCCGAACGCCGAGCTGGCCGGCTCGGTGCTGCTGGTCGAGACGTCGGAGGAGCTGCCGTCGGCGACCGAGGTGTACCGCATGCTGCGCAACATGGGTGAACGGGGCCTGCTCGCCGGCTTCCCGGCGGTGCTCGTCGGCCGGGCCAAGGCGTGGGACTTCGCGCGCCCGCACACCGTGGAAGAGCGCCGGGCGTACGCCGCCGAGCAGCGGGAGGCAGTGACCCGGGCGCTGGCCGAGTACGCCCCGGACGCCGTGGCCGTCTTCGACCTCGACATCGGCCACACCGACCCGCAGCTGATCGTCCCGTACGGCGGCGAGATCGAGGTCGACGCGGTCTCCCGCCGCATCTCGGTGCGCTACTGA
- a CDS encoding winged helix-turn-helix domain-containing protein encodes MPAYTKKQRLIDTLTERIESGEYPPGAKLPSGTELCAEFDVSRQVVRSAVDWLKARGLVEGAPGAGVFVRAHPTQ; translated from the coding sequence ATGCCTGCGTACACGAAGAAACAACGTCTCATCGACACCCTGACCGAGCGCATCGAGTCGGGCGAGTATCCGCCCGGCGCGAAGCTGCCCTCCGGCACCGAACTCTGCGCCGAGTTCGACGTGTCCCGTCAGGTGGTGCGCTCCGCCGTCGACTGGCTCAAGGCACGAGGACTCGTGGAGGGTGCGCCGGGCGCGGGTGTCTTCGTCCGCGCTCACCCCACGCAGTGA
- the mfd gene encoding transcription-repair coupling factor yields the protein MLTGLFAAALADPGLARARDLARSGAAQVDGLDITAPAALRPFAVAAVAADEPAGGAGRPVLAVTATSREADDLASALGSLLPPEQVAVYPSWETLPHERLSPRSDTVGRRLAVLRRLAHPDAADAHGRTGPLRVVVAPVRSLLQPQLKGLGDLEPVRLAAGDEADLEAVARRLADMAYARVDLVTKRGEFAVRGGILDVFPPTDEHPSRVEFWGDEVEEIRTFAVADQRTIEAVPLLWAPPCRELLLTPDVRERAAALAVEHPELAEILDKLAGGVPVEGMESLAPALVGPDSLELLLDCMPAGTHVLLSDPERIRTRAHDLVRTSEEFLQASWAAAAVGGQAPVDLGAAAFRTLADVRAAARALGQPWWTLAPFGLVDGLAADQGGDHRRGGRTTAGAAAPQPWEDAPGEVDVTPDDAIAVTLAAQPAPLYHGETGRVVEDLKRWAGDGWSTALVFEGHGPAQRAVEVLRDAGLGARFTEEVTAPPGPGELVVTCGRLIAGFVAEASRFVLLTGDDVTGGRGTSTRDMRKLPSRRRNTIDPLELRAGDHVVHEQHGIGRYVELVQRTVNGASREYLVIEYAPSKRGQPGDRLFVPTDQLDQLSRYVGGEQPALHKMGGADWQKSKARARKAVREIAAQLIQLYAARKASKGHAFGSDTPWQRELEDAFPWQETPDQLAAIEEVKRDMEQTVPMDRLICGDVGYGKTEIAVRAAFKAVQDGKQVAVLVPTTLLVQQHYNTFFERMSQFPVTIRQLSRFQTPKESEQTLAMVGDGTADIVIGTHRLLQTATRFKSLGLVIVDEEQRFGVEHKEHLKTLRASVDVLSMSATPIPRTLEMAITGIREMSTIATPPEERHPVLTFVGAYDDRQVAASIHRELLRDGQVFYLHNRVESIDRAARRIRELVPEARVAVAHGQMGEDALEKVMVGFWEKEFDVLVCTTIVESGIDIPNANTLIVERADLLGLAQLHQIRGRVGRGRERAYAYFLYPPEKPLTEHAHERLATIAQHTELGAGMYVAMKDLEIRGAGNLLGGEQSGHIEGVGFDLYVRMVGEAVQAFKGERPESDGTVEDVRIDLPVDAHLPHDYVGVERLRLEMYRKLAEARDEERLREVVAEMTDRYGEPPAPVQNLVAVARFRLLARRYGLADVSMQGKHIRFGPLPLPDSKQLRLKRYHPDAVYKQATDQVSVPRPSTRRVGGEPLRDQALLEWCAQLLTDVLGEPGERAGSARPAVASGR from the coding sequence ATGCTCACCGGACTCTTCGCCGCCGCCCTGGCCGACCCCGGGCTGGCCCGGGCGCGTGACCTGGCGCGCTCCGGTGCCGCCCAGGTCGACGGCCTCGACATCACCGCCCCGGCGGCGCTGCGCCCGTTCGCGGTGGCCGCCGTCGCCGCCGACGAGCCGGCGGGCGGGGCCGGCCGGCCCGTGCTGGCCGTGACCGCGACCAGCCGGGAGGCCGACGACCTGGCCTCCGCGCTGGGCAGCCTGCTGCCGCCCGAGCAGGTGGCGGTGTACCCGTCCTGGGAGACGCTGCCGCACGAGCGGCTCTCGCCCCGCTCCGACACCGTCGGCCGGCGGCTGGCGGTGCTGCGCCGGCTCGCCCACCCGGACGCCGCCGACGCGCACGGCCGCACCGGGCCGCTGCGGGTGGTCGTCGCGCCGGTCCGCTCGCTGCTCCAGCCGCAGCTCAAGGGCCTGGGCGACCTGGAGCCGGTGCGGCTCGCCGCCGGGGACGAGGCCGACCTGGAGGCCGTCGCCCGCCGGCTCGCCGACATGGCGTACGCCCGGGTCGACCTGGTCACCAAGCGCGGCGAGTTCGCCGTGCGCGGCGGCATCCTCGACGTCTTCCCGCCCACGGACGAGCACCCGTCCCGGGTGGAGTTCTGGGGCGACGAGGTCGAGGAGATCCGCACCTTCGCCGTCGCCGACCAGCGGACCATCGAGGCCGTACCGCTGCTCTGGGCGCCGCCGTGCCGGGAGCTGCTGCTCACGCCGGACGTGCGGGAGCGGGCCGCGGCCCTCGCGGTGGAGCATCCCGAGCTGGCCGAGATCCTCGACAAGCTGGCCGGGGGCGTACCGGTCGAGGGCATGGAGTCCCTGGCCCCGGCGCTGGTCGGCCCGGACTCGCTGGAGCTGCTGCTCGACTGCATGCCGGCCGGCACGCACGTGCTGCTCTCCGACCCGGAGCGGATCCGCACCCGGGCGCACGACCTGGTCCGTACCTCGGAGGAGTTCCTCCAGGCGAGCTGGGCCGCCGCGGCCGTCGGCGGCCAGGCCCCGGTGGACCTGGGCGCCGCGGCCTTCCGCACGCTGGCCGACGTGCGCGCCGCGGCCCGCGCCCTCGGCCAGCCCTGGTGGACCCTGGCGCCGTTCGGCCTGGTCGACGGCCTTGCTGCGGACCAGGGCGGCGACCATCGGCGCGGCGGCCGAACCACGGCCGGGGCCGCCGCCCCGCAGCCGTGGGAGGACGCGCCGGGCGAGGTCGACGTGACCCCCGACGACGCGATCGCGGTGACCCTGGCCGCCCAGCCCGCCCCGCTGTACCACGGCGAGACCGGCCGGGTGGTCGAGGACCTCAAGCGCTGGGCCGGCGACGGCTGGTCGACCGCGCTGGTGTTCGAGGGGCACGGTCCCGCCCAGCGGGCCGTCGAGGTGCTGCGCGACGCCGGCCTCGGCGCCCGGTTCACCGAGGAGGTGACCGCCCCGCCCGGCCCCGGCGAGCTGGTCGTGACCTGCGGCCGGCTGATCGCCGGGTTCGTCGCCGAGGCGTCCCGGTTCGTGCTGCTCACCGGCGACGACGTCACCGGCGGCCGGGGCACCTCGACGCGGGACATGCGCAAGCTGCCGAGCCGGCGGCGCAACACCATCGACCCGCTGGAGCTGCGGGCCGGCGACCACGTCGTGCACGAGCAGCACGGCATCGGCCGGTACGTCGAGTTGGTGCAGCGCACCGTCAACGGCGCGTCCCGGGAGTACCTGGTCATCGAGTACGCCCCGAGCAAGCGCGGCCAGCCCGGCGACCGGCTCTTCGTCCCCACCGACCAGCTCGACCAGCTCTCCCGGTACGTCGGCGGGGAGCAGCCGGCCCTGCACAAGATGGGCGGCGCGGACTGGCAGAAGTCCAAGGCCCGCGCCCGCAAGGCGGTGCGCGAGATCGCCGCGCAGCTCATCCAGCTCTACGCCGCCCGCAAGGCGTCCAAGGGACACGCCTTCGGGTCGGACACCCCGTGGCAGCGGGAGCTGGAGGACGCCTTCCCCTGGCAGGAGACGCCGGACCAGCTCGCCGCCATCGAGGAGGTCAAGCGGGACATGGAGCAGACCGTCCCGATGGACCGCCTGATCTGCGGCGACGTCGGGTACGGCAAGACCGAGATCGCGGTGCGGGCGGCGTTCAAGGCGGTGCAGGACGGCAAGCAGGTGGCGGTGCTGGTGCCCACCACCCTGCTCGTGCAGCAGCACTACAACACGTTCTTCGAGCGGATGAGCCAGTTCCCGGTCACCATCCGGCAGCTGTCCCGGTTCCAGACGCCGAAGGAGTCCGAGCAGACGCTGGCGATGGTGGGCGACGGCACCGCCGACATCGTCATCGGCACGCACCGGCTGCTGCAGACCGCCACCCGGTTCAAGTCGCTGGGGCTGGTCATCGTCGACGAGGAGCAGCGCTTCGGCGTCGAGCACAAGGAGCACCTGAAGACGCTGCGCGCCTCGGTCGACGTGCTGAGCATGTCGGCCACCCCGATCCCGCGGACGCTGGAGATGGCGATCACCGGCATCCGGGAGATGTCGACCATCGCCACCCCGCCGGAGGAGCGGCACCCGGTGCTCACCTTCGTCGGGGCGTACGACGACCGGCAGGTGGCGGCGTCCATCCACCGCGAGCTGCTGCGCGACGGGCAGGTGTTCTACCTGCACAACCGGGTCGAGTCGATCGACCGGGCGGCGCGGCGCATCCGCGAGCTGGTGCCCGAGGCGCGGGTCGCCGTGGCGCACGGCCAGATGGGCGAGGACGCGCTCGAGAAGGTCATGGTCGGCTTCTGGGAGAAGGAGTTCGACGTCCTGGTCTGCACCACGATCGTGGAGTCGGGCATCGACATCCCGAACGCCAACACCCTGATCGTGGAGCGCGCGGACCTGCTCGGCCTGGCCCAGCTCCACCAGATCCGCGGCCGGGTCGGCCGGGGCCGGGAGCGGGCGTACGCGTACTTCCTCTACCCGCCGGAGAAGCCGCTCACCGAGCACGCCCACGAGCGGCTGGCGACCATCGCCCAGCACACCGAGCTGGGCGCCGGCATGTACGTGGCGATGAAGGACCTGGAGATCCGCGGCGCGGGCAACCTGCTCGGCGGCGAGCAGTCCGGCCACATCGAGGGCGTCGGCTTCGACCTGTACGTGCGGATGGTCGGCGAGGCGGTGCAGGCCTTCAAGGGCGAGCGCCCCGAGTCCGACGGCACGGTGGAAGACGTCCGAATCGATCTCCCGGTCGACGCGCACCTGCCGCACGACTACGTCGGGGTGGAGCGGCTGCGGCTGGAGATGTACCGCAAGCTCGCCGAGGCGCGCGACGAGGAGCGGCTGCGCGAGGTGGTGGCGGAGATGACCGACCGGTACGGCGAGCCGCCCGCCCCGGTGCAGAACCTGGTCGCGGTGGCGCGGTTCCGGCTGCTGGCCCGCCGGTACGGCCTCGCCGACGTCTCGATGCAGGGCAAGCACATCCGGTTCGGCCCGCTGCCGCTGCCCGACTCGAAGCAGCTGCGGCTCAAGCGCTACCACCCGGACGCGGTCTACAAGCAGGCGACCGACCAGGTCAGCGTGCCCCGGCCGAGCACCCGCCGGGTGGGGGGCGAGCCGCTGCGCGACCAGGCCCTGCTGGAGTGGTGCGCGCAACTGCTCACCGATGTCCTCGGCGAGCCCGGGGAGCGGGCCGGTTCTGCCCGGCCCGCGGTGGCGAGCGGAAGGTGA
- a CDS encoding nucleoside triphosphate pyrophosphohydrolase: MTARIVLLVTSPRLPAGLLTAAAWDAVRGNPVLAGAESPLTAAVRSAGAEVTVVDGPATQALLDAAAAHGVAVWLAGPAGDEALARELGLRLAREPGLAELELMYGSWDPPGARLLDAVEVMDRLASPGGDPWKRAQTHRSLAPFLIEECYEAYDAIGADDTDALREELGDVLLQVLLHARLAEELPEGERWNVDDVAGTLVDKMVRRNPHVFAGAEAGTLDDITAAWERIKRAEKARESVLDGIAPSLPALALAAKILERAGRAGLAVPPPLAESQVDPEARLGAGLLAAVAAAREADLDPEAALRRAALSYAEAIRTAERGAVPPPESS; encoded by the coding sequence ATGACCGCCCGGATCGTCCTCCTGGTGACCTCGCCCCGGCTGCCGGCGGGGCTGCTGACCGCCGCCGCCTGGGACGCCGTGCGCGGCAATCCGGTGCTGGCCGGGGCGGAGAGCCCGCTGACCGCGGCGGTGCGGTCGGCGGGCGCCGAGGTGACCGTGGTGGACGGCCCGGCGACGCAGGCCCTGCTGGACGCCGCGGCGGCGCACGGCGTCGCGGTCTGGCTGGCCGGCCCGGCCGGCGACGAGGCGCTGGCCCGGGAGCTGGGTCTGCGGCTGGCCCGCGAGCCCGGCCTGGCCGAGCTGGAGCTGATGTACGGCTCGTGGGACCCGCCGGGCGCCCGGCTGCTCGACGCGGTCGAGGTGATGGACCGGCTGGCCTCGCCGGGCGGCGACCCGTGGAAGCGGGCGCAGACCCACCGCAGCCTGGCCCCGTTCCTGATCGAGGAGTGCTACGAGGCGTACGACGCGATCGGCGCCGACGACACCGACGCGCTCCGCGAGGAGTTGGGCGACGTGCTGCTCCAGGTGCTGCTGCACGCCCGGCTGGCCGAGGAGTTGCCCGAGGGCGAGCGGTGGAATGTCGACGACGTGGCCGGCACGCTGGTCGACAAGATGGTGCGGCGCAACCCGCACGTCTTCGCCGGCGCGGAGGCGGGCACGCTGGACGACATCACGGCCGCCTGGGAGCGGATCAAGCGGGCGGAGAAGGCCCGGGAGTCCGTGCTGGACGGCATCGCCCCGAGTCTGCCCGCGCTCGCCCTGGCCGCCAAGATCCTGGAGCGCGCCGGCCGGGCCGGGTTGGCCGTCCCGCCCCCGCTCGCCGAGTCCCAGGTGGACCCGGAGGCCCGCCTCGGCGCAGGTCTGCTGGCCGCGGTGGCGGCGGCGCGCGAGGCGGACCTGGACCCGGAGGCCGCCCTCCGCCGCGCGGCCCTGTCGTACGCGGAGGCGATCCGCACGGCGGAGCGCGGCGCCGTCCCCCCGCCAGAGTCGAGTTGA
- a CDS encoding DUF885 domain-containing protein, whose amino-acid sequence MRPFPALAESVVDALLDSRPAMASWAGDHRADDRLPDLSPDAVAADRAMLTDAANALSELDPDSLDVADRVDHAVLSALVDRELFESTEIRAHEWDPLKHNPGPLLHALLARPYAPAEVRLAHLAARLAAVPDALATARATLRDMPRVHAETAVGQFTGTAALIRDEVPGLLTEAPALYDRVEPAATTAIAALEEFVAWLRAGLAADVGPGRDPRLGRRLWEARLWHTLDTELGAAEVQRRAWANLDRATAEIREAAVELVGGPADDEAVRRALDLLAAEHPDDATIVDLASVTLDEATDFVRAHDLVTLVDDPCVIQEMPEFARGVAVAYCDAPGPLETAPLPTFYCIAPTPADWPAARVESFYREYNDHMIRNLTVHEAMPGHFLQLAHARRYAGRTRVRALAESGPFIEGWAVYTEELMARLGFGGLPVRLQQLKMQLRMTINALLDQLVHCEGLPEPEAMALMTERGFQEEGEAAGKWRRALLTSTQLSTYFVGYSEVAEIAALRPAGVSVREWHDAMLAHDCPPPRHLRALLGV is encoded by the coding sequence GTGCGTCCCTTTCCTGCGCTTGCCGAGAGCGTCGTCGATGCGTTGCTGGACAGTCGGCCTGCCATGGCGTCGTGGGCCGGGGACCATCGGGCCGACGACCGACTGCCCGACCTGTCGCCCGACGCGGTGGCCGCCGACCGGGCGATGCTGACCGACGCCGCGAACGCGCTCTCCGAGCTCGACCCGGACTCCCTCGACGTCGCGGATCGGGTCGACCACGCCGTGCTCAGCGCCCTGGTCGACCGGGAGCTGTTCGAGTCGACCGAGATCCGGGCGCACGAGTGGGACCCGCTGAAGCACAACCCGGGCCCGCTGCTGCACGCCCTGCTCGCCCGCCCGTACGCCCCGGCCGAGGTGCGGCTGGCCCACCTCGCGGCCCGGCTCGCGGCCGTACCGGACGCCCTGGCCACGGCCCGCGCGACGCTGCGCGACATGCCGCGGGTCCACGCCGAGACGGCGGTCGGGCAGTTCACCGGCACGGCGGCGCTGATCCGCGACGAGGTGCCGGGGCTGCTGACCGAGGCGCCCGCGCTGTACGACCGGGTCGAGCCGGCGGCCACCACGGCGATCGCCGCGCTGGAGGAGTTCGTCGCCTGGCTGCGTGCCGGCCTGGCCGCCGACGTGGGGCCGGGGCGCGACCCCCGGTTGGGCCGGCGGCTCTGGGAGGCCCGGCTCTGGCACACCCTCGACACCGAGCTGGGCGCCGCCGAGGTGCAACGCCGGGCCTGGGCCAACCTGGACCGGGCCACCGCCGAGATCCGCGAGGCGGCCGTCGAGCTGGTCGGCGGCCCGGCCGACGACGAGGCGGTACGCCGCGCGCTGGATCTGCTCGCCGCCGAGCACCCGGACGACGCCACCATCGTGGACCTCGCCTCGGTCACGCTCGACGAGGCGACCGACTTCGTCCGCGCGCACGACCTGGTCACCCTGGTCGACGACCCGTGCGTGATCCAGGAGATGCCGGAGTTCGCGCGCGGGGTGGCGGTGGCGTACTGCGACGCGCCCGGCCCGCTGGAGACCGCGCCGCTGCCGACGTTCTACTGCATCGCGCCCACCCCCGCGGACTGGCCGGCGGCCCGGGTCGAGTCGTTCTACCGCGAGTACAACGACCACATGATCCGTAACCTGACGGTGCACGAGGCGATGCCGGGACACTTCCTCCAGCTCGCCCACGCCCGCCGGTACGCGGGTCGCACCCGCGTGCGGGCGCTGGCCGAGTCCGGGCCGTTCATCGAGGGCTGGGCGGTCTACACCGAGGAGCTGATGGCCCGGCTGGGATTCGGCGGGCTGCCCGTGCGGTTGCAGCAGCTCAAGATGCAGCTGCGGATGACCATCAACGCGCTGCTCGACCAGCTCGTGCACTGCGAGGGCCTGCCCGAGCCCGAGGCGATGGCGCTGATGACCGAGCGGGGCTTCCAGGAGGAGGGCGAGGCCGCCGGCAAGTGGCGGCGGGCGCTGCTCACCTCGACCCAGCTCTCCACCTACTTCGTCGGCTACAG